In the genome of Carnobacterium viridans, one region contains:
- the recO gene encoding DNA repair protein RecO: MAQVEEVEGIVLSVRNHRENDQLVKLFTNRFGKRMFFVKGTRKQKNKLRTAVLPFTKATYIADIRDTGLCFIRDAKEVDQYKSMQTDIFLNAYATYILNLADAALDDGIVDSTLFHKIDRCLTEIDEETDPEIVVNIFEIQILPYFGVSPELRGCRVCGNTEGPFDYSGSYGGLLCQNHWHLDRHRYHASRRAIHFVRLFSVVSLDQLGTITVKEETKREIRTLIDLIYEESVGIKLKSKKFIDQMYTWGNLLIDKRVPPNEAPDKNESND, translated from the coding sequence ATGGCTCAAGTAGAAGAAGTAGAAGGCATTGTGTTATCTGTGCGAAATCATCGCGAAAATGATCAATTAGTTAAATTATTTACGAATCGCTTTGGCAAGAGAATGTTTTTTGTTAAAGGAACCAGGAAACAAAAGAACAAACTTAGAACCGCGGTATTGCCATTTACGAAAGCGACGTATATTGCGGATATTCGTGATACTGGACTTTGTTTTATAAGAGATGCAAAAGAAGTTGATCAGTATAAAAGTATGCAAACCGATATTTTTTTAAATGCTTATGCAACGTATATTTTAAATTTAGCTGATGCAGCTTTAGACGATGGAATTGTGGATAGTACGTTATTTCATAAAATAGACCGGTGTTTAACCGAAATTGATGAAGAAACGGATCCTGAAATCGTGGTAAATATATTTGAAATCCAAATTCTCCCATACTTTGGTGTTTCGCCTGAATTAAGAGGCTGCCGTGTATGCGGAAATACAGAGGGACCTTTTGATTACTCAGGCAGTTATGGTGGATTGTTATGCCAAAATCATTGGCATTTAGATCGCCATCGTTACCATGCAAGCAGAAGAGCAATTCATTTTGTTCGTTTGTTTTCAGTAGTCTCATTGGATCAACTAGGTACTATTACAGTTAAAGAAGAAACAAAACGAGAAATCAGAACGTTGATTGATCTTATCTATGAAGAGTCCGTTGGAATCAAGTTGAAAAGTAAAAAATTTATCGACCAAATGTATACCTGGGGTAACCTCCTAATAGATAAAAGAGTTCCTCCGAATGAAGCACCAGATAAGAATGAAAGTAATGATTGA
- the glyQ gene encoding glycine--tRNA ligase subunit alpha, whose protein sequence is MKENSLTFQEIILTLQNYWSDQGCLLLQSYDTEKGAGTMSPYTFLRAIGPEPWNAAYVEPSRRPADGRYGENPNRLFQHHQFQVVMKPSPDNIQELYLESLRLLGIDPLEHDIRFVEDNWENPSMGCAGLGWEVWLDGMEITQFTYFQQVGGLECNPVTSEITFGLERLASYIQDVDSVYDIEWTKGVKYGEIFIQPEYEHSKYAFENSNQEMLLMLFNEYEKEATTQIEAGLVHPAYDYVLKCSHTFNLLDARGAVSVTERAGYLARIRKMARSIAKAFVTEREKLGFPLLQGQSIENKEAK, encoded by the coding sequence ATGAAAGAAAACAGTTTAACGTTTCAAGAAATTATATTGACTTTACAAAACTATTGGTCTGATCAAGGGTGCCTGTTGCTCCAGTCCTATGATACAGAAAAAGGAGCAGGAACAATGAGTCCTTATACGTTTTTACGTGCTATTGGGCCTGAACCATGGAATGCAGCTTATGTAGAACCTTCAAGACGTCCAGCAGATGGTCGTTATGGTGAAAATCCAAACCGTTTATTCCAACACCACCAATTTCAAGTCGTTATGAAACCTTCACCAGATAACATCCAAGAACTTTATTTAGAAAGTCTTCGCTTACTAGGCATTGATCCTTTAGAACACGATATTCGTTTCGTGGAAGACAACTGGGAAAATCCTTCTATGGGCTGTGCAGGTCTAGGTTGGGAAGTTTGGTTAGATGGAATGGAAATCACTCAATTTACGTATTTCCAACAAGTTGGTGGGTTAGAATGCAATCCTGTAACCAGTGAGATCACATTTGGTTTAGAACGTTTAGCTTCTTACATTCAAGATGTCGACAGTGTGTATGATATTGAATGGACAAAAGGCGTAAAATATGGTGAAATTTTTATTCAGCCTGAATACGAACATTCAAAATACGCTTTTGAAAACAGCAATCAAGAGATGCTTTTAATGTTATTTAATGAATATGAAAAAGAAGCGACTACTCAAATTGAAGCCGGGTTGGTTCATCCAGCTTATGATTATGTTTTAAAATGTAGCCACACCTTTAATTTGTTAGACGCAAGAGGGGCCGTTTCGGTTACTGAACGTGCCGGATATCTGGCTCGTATTCGTAAAATGGCTCGTTCGATTGCAAAAGCTTTTGTTACCGAACGCGAAAAATTAGGATTCCCTTTGCTTCAAGGTCAATCTATCGAAAACAAGGAGGCAAAATAA
- the glyS gene encoding glycine--tRNA ligase subunit beta — translation MTKNLLLEIGLEEVPAHIVTPSSKQLTQKVAAFLKENRLAHGEVIPFSTPRRLAVIVKDIAEKQEDIEESVKGPAKKIAQDAEGNWSKAAIGFARGQGATTEDIYFKSIKDVEYVYVDKFISGKTAKEILVGLDEVITSMTFPVSMHWGNHSFKYIRPFHWLTALLDDEVIPFKILDIQTSNTSRGHRFLGHDVTFTHALDYEKTLENVYVIADSAKRKQMIVNQIEELMEANQWSVTFDETLLEEVNNLIEYPTAFYGSFDKKYLDLPEEVLITSMKDHQRYFGVKDSEGSILPYFISVRNGNAEHIETVAKGNEKVLTARLDDGQFFFEEDQKLTIASCVDRLKQVTFHEKIGSIYEKMNRVQAIAQLIGKQVGLTTTELTDLKRASEIYKFDLVTNMVGEFPELQGIMGEKYALMQGENPAVAAAIREHYMPISSEGELPQSSVGAVLAIADKLESVLSFFAVGRIPTGSNDPYALRRQTYGIVRIIESKNWVFPMDSLKESILAAPVITQSALVEGYQSSTPQVIDFIKARVRQLLMAESIRHDVIDAALNSRQDNVLKLIEASRIINGHLSDAVFKPTIEALTRVLNLAAKGEELLAQTQASVNPALFETPSEQNLYESFATIATESSQENSSQSYEAFEQLQPLIEAFFNENMVMADNEAVRNNRLALLMQISDFVLSFASVDKLVVK, via the coding sequence ATGACTAAAAATCTGTTATTAGAAATCGGTTTAGAAGAAGTACCCGCTCATATCGTTACCCCAAGCAGCAAACAATTAACACAAAAAGTAGCTGCCTTTTTAAAAGAAAATAGGTTAGCACATGGAGAAGTGATTCCTTTTTCAACGCCACGTCGTCTAGCGGTCATTGTGAAGGATATTGCTGAAAAACAAGAAGATATCGAAGAATCTGTAAAAGGCCCTGCAAAAAAAATAGCTCAAGATGCTGAGGGAAATTGGAGTAAAGCAGCTATAGGATTTGCGCGTGGTCAAGGAGCAACGACTGAGGATATTTATTTTAAATCAATTAAAGACGTTGAGTATGTTTATGTAGATAAATTTATTTCAGGTAAAACCGCTAAAGAAATTCTAGTTGGTTTAGATGAAGTGATCACGTCTATGACTTTCCCAGTAAGCATGCATTGGGGCAACCACTCTTTCAAATACATCCGCCCATTTCATTGGCTGACAGCACTATTAGATGATGAAGTGATTCCTTTTAAAATACTGGATATTCAAACATCAAATACCTCTCGCGGACACCGCTTTTTAGGACATGATGTTACGTTTACTCATGCATTAGACTATGAAAAAACGTTAGAAAATGTTTATGTGATTGCGGACAGTGCTAAACGTAAACAAATGATCGTGAATCAAATTGAAGAGTTGATGGAAGCAAATCAATGGTCTGTTACATTTGATGAAACATTACTAGAAGAAGTAAACAACTTGATTGAATACCCAACTGCTTTTTATGGTTCATTTGATAAAAAATACCTCGATTTACCAGAAGAAGTATTGATCACATCCATGAAAGACCATCAGCGTTATTTTGGAGTGAAAGATAGCGAGGGGAGTATTTTACCTTACTTTATCTCTGTTCGTAATGGAAATGCTGAACACATTGAGACAGTTGCAAAAGGAAATGAAAAAGTATTGACTGCCCGTTTAGATGATGGCCAATTCTTCTTTGAAGAAGACCAAAAATTAACGATTGCTTCTTGTGTCGATCGTTTAAAACAAGTGACATTTCATGAGAAAATCGGTTCAATCTATGAAAAAATGAACCGAGTACAAGCTATTGCTCAATTGATTGGGAAACAAGTTGGCTTAACGACGACTGAGTTAACAGATTTAAAACGTGCCTCTGAAATCTATAAATTTGATTTGGTAACCAATATGGTAGGAGAATTTCCTGAATTGCAAGGAATCATGGGTGAAAAGTATGCCTTGATGCAAGGTGAGAACCCAGCTGTAGCTGCAGCTATCAGAGAACACTATATGCCGATCTCAAGTGAGGGAGAACTTCCACAATCGTCTGTTGGAGCAGTATTAGCTATCGCCGATAAATTGGAAAGTGTCTTGAGTTTCTTCGCAGTCGGAAGGATTCCAACTGGATCTAATGATCCATATGCCTTGAGACGTCAGACATACGGTATTGTACGCATTATTGAATCAAAAAATTGGGTTTTCCCTATGGACTCACTTAAGGAAAGTATTTTAGCTGCTCCTGTGATTACACAGAGCGCTTTGGTAGAAGGTTACCAATCAAGCACTCCACAAGTCATTGATTTTATTAAAGCACGTGTACGTCAATTATTAATGGCAGAGAGCATTCGTCATGATGTTATTGATGCAGCTTTAAATTCTCGTCAAGATAATGTACTGAAATTGATCGAAGCTAGTCGAATCATTAATGGTCATTTATCAGATGCTGTTTTTAAACCAACCATCGAAGCGCTGACTCGTGTTTTAAATTTAGCTGCTAAAGGAGAAGAACTCCTTGCTCAAACACAAGCTTCAGTAAATCCTGCTTTATTTGAAACACCATCTGAACAAAACTTGTATGAATCATTTGCTACAATTGCAACAGAGTCTAGCCAAGAAAACAGCAGTCAGAGCTATGAAGCTTTTGAACAGCTACAACCATTGATTGAAGCCTTTTTCAATGAAAATATGGTTATGGCAGACAATGAAGCTGTTCGAAATAATCGTTTAGCGTTGTTGATGCAGATTTCTGATTTTGTGTTGTCTTTTGCAAGTGTAGATAAATTAGTTGTTAAATAG
- a CDS encoding DUF488 domain-containing protein, whose protein sequence is MLKHPLTMKRVYEKVEKEDGYRILVDRLWPRGVAKEKADIKEWAKEIAPTPTIRQAFNHQPQKFNAFKQAYWAELEANPHAEKFKQHIFEQLQYTPVTFIYAAKDEQYNHVVILMEYVQTK, encoded by the coding sequence ATGCTTAAACATCCCTTAACCATGAAACGAGTTTATGAAAAAGTAGAAAAAGAAGATGGCTACCGTATTTTAGTGGATCGACTGTGGCCAAGAGGAGTAGCAAAAGAAAAAGCCGATATAAAAGAATGGGCAAAAGAAATTGCTCCAACTCCAACGATTCGCCAAGCATTTAACCATCAACCACAAAAATTTAATGCGTTTAAACAAGCTTATTGGGCTGAATTAGAAGCCAATCCACACGCGGAAAAATTTAAACAACATATTTTTGAGCAATTGCAATACACTCCGGTGACGTTTATCTATGCTGCCAAAGATGAACAATACAATCATGTGGTCATCTTGATGGAGTACGTTCAAACTAAATAA
- a CDS encoding ABC transporter ATP-binding protein encodes MLKRFFSYYKPYKKLFILDFGCAILAAVLELSFPLVVNQVIDDLLPSANWSLIVTVSLSLLFLYVVNTYLQYVVVYFGHKLGVNIETDMRRELYGHLQEQPFSYYDNQKTGKLMTRLTTDLFEISEVAHHGPEDVFITIITLGGAFLLMLTVHVQLALATFVMIPFITIALVFFNKRMTKINTKIFNDLGEFSAGIESSVSGIRVVQAFANEEHEAGRFELLNQAYRSSKILFYKMMAISSSYNYLLIRLINLFALFFGAYYTIQGEISYGDFVGFILLSNVFVRPIEKVNTMIESYPKGIAGFKRLTEELDKKPTIQDKEQAIVVDRLKGDIEYKQVSFWYDSSKKVLDKINLSIRAGETVAFVGPSGAGKTTICNLLPRFYEVSEGEVTIDGINIQDMTMQSLRDQVGVVQQDVYLFPGSIRENVAYGKLDASEEEIRKAVQLAHLEKVVDEMPEGLDTIIGERGVKLSGGQKQRLSIARMFLKNPPILILDEATSALDTETEQVIQESLNSLAEGRTTLIIAHRLATIKHATRIIVVNEEGITEEGSHEELLAKNGPYKRLYEAQFSQ; translated from the coding sequence ATGTTAAAACGTTTTTTTAGTTATTATAAGCCGTATAAAAAATTATTTATTTTAGATTTTGGCTGTGCGATACTCGCAGCTGTTTTAGAATTGTCGTTTCCGTTGGTAGTAAATCAAGTTATTGATGACCTATTGCCTTCAGCAAATTGGTCATTGATTGTAACAGTTTCACTATCGTTATTGTTTTTGTATGTAGTCAACACTTATTTGCAGTATGTAGTCGTTTATTTTGGACACAAACTGGGGGTGAATATCGAAACAGATATGCGTCGTGAATTGTATGGCCACTTGCAAGAGCAGCCGTTCAGTTATTATGACAATCAAAAGACAGGGAAGTTAATGACGCGCTTGACAACGGACTTATTCGAAATATCGGAAGTTGCTCACCATGGTCCCGAAGATGTGTTTATCACCATCATTACTTTAGGTGGGGCATTTTTATTGATGTTGACTGTACACGTTCAATTAGCTTTGGCAACATTCGTGATGATTCCTTTTATTACTATTGCATTAGTATTTTTCAATAAACGCATGACCAAAATAAATACAAAAATCTTTAATGATTTAGGCGAATTTAGTGCAGGTATAGAGTCGTCTGTTAGTGGAATACGTGTGGTTCAAGCCTTTGCAAATGAAGAACACGAAGCCGGAAGATTTGAGTTACTGAATCAAGCTTACCGATCATCCAAAATTTTATTCTATAAGATGATGGCCATCAGCTCTTCCTATAATTATTTACTGATTCGTTTAATTAACTTATTTGCCTTATTTTTTGGAGCATATTATACAATCCAAGGTGAAATTAGTTATGGTGATTTTGTAGGATTTATCTTATTATCTAATGTATTTGTTCGTCCGATTGAAAAAGTGAACACGATGATTGAGAGTTACCCTAAAGGAATTGCAGGATTTAAGAGATTAACAGAAGAACTAGATAAAAAACCTACTATTCAAGATAAAGAACAGGCGATTGTAGTCGACCGTTTAAAAGGGGATATTGAATACAAACAAGTTTCTTTTTGGTACGACTCATCCAAAAAAGTGTTGGACAAAATTAATTTATCGATTCGTGCAGGTGAAACGGTAGCATTTGTTGGACCTAGTGGCGCAGGGAAGACGACTATCTGTAATTTGCTGCCTCGTTTTTATGAGGTCAGTGAAGGAGAAGTAACCATCGATGGAATCAACATTCAAGATATGACAATGCAGTCATTGCGGGATCAAGTTGGTGTTGTCCAACAAGATGTGTACCTTTTTCCAGGGAGCATCAGAGAAAACGTGGCCTATGGGAAACTAGATGCTAGTGAAGAAGAGATCCGTAAAGCAGTTCAATTAGCGCATTTGGAAAAAGTTGTTGATGAGATGCCAGAAGGATTGGATACGATTATTGGTGAGCGAGGCGTAAAATTATCAGGCGGACAAAAACAACGCTTATCGATTGCTCGTATGTTTTTAAAGAATCCTCCGATCTTGATTTTAGATGAAGCAACCTCTGCTTTGGACACTGAAACAGAACAAGTGATTCAAGAATCTTTAAACTCATTAGCCGAAGGTCGCACGACATTGATCATTGCGCATCGTTTAGCGACAATCAAGCATGCTACACGTATCATCGTGGTAAATGAAGAAGGGATTACGGAAGAAGGCAGTCACGAAGAATTATTAGCAAAAAATGGGCCATATAAAAGACTGTATGAGGCCCAATTTAGTCAATAA
- a CDS encoding metallophosphoesterase — translation MKLFKLSLLILISLILPFCLYGYYQNRSLDVEYQTITLDDLPSELDQLKIVHVSDTHFERNRISIETLLSEIEQAQPDLIFLTGDLIDRTADLSNIPLEEFGHSLSALAPTYAVSGNHETSSGQLNEWDQEINQSGVTLLNNEQITIDFNGAQLALVGVKDEDYPIDVPMINFITDMPVLLLAHHPEYFEDYLTSNPLIEPDITFSGHAHGGQIRLPLIGPLYAPGQGFFPKYTTGIYTSEVDPSKKLVVSRGIGNSLFPFRINNKPHLLVITLERTK, via the coding sequence ATGAAACTATTTAAACTCAGTTTACTTATCTTGATCAGTTTAATACTCCCTTTTTGTTTATATGGTTACTATCAAAATCGCTCGTTAGATGTTGAGTACCAAACGATTACACTCGATGATCTACCCTCAGAACTAGATCAATTAAAAATCGTCCACGTATCAGATACCCATTTTGAAAGAAATCGCATCTCAATTGAAACATTGCTTTCTGAAATAGAACAAGCTCAACCAGATCTGATTTTTTTAACAGGAGATTTAATTGATCGCACAGCCGACTTAAGCAATATACCTTTAGAAGAATTCGGCCACTCCTTGAGCGCTCTTGCGCCAACTTACGCTGTATCGGGAAACCATGAAACAAGCAGCGGTCAATTAAATGAATGGGATCAAGAAATCAATCAAAGCGGAGTTACGTTATTAAACAATGAACAGATCACTATAGATTTCAACGGCGCTCAGTTAGCTTTAGTAGGTGTTAAAGATGAAGATTATCCTATTGATGTACCTATGATAAATTTTATAACAGACATGCCTGTATTGTTACTCGCTCATCATCCTGAATATTTTGAAGATTATCTAACTTCTAACCCTCTTATTGAACCAGATATCACATTTAGCGGTCATGCTCATGGCGGCCAAATAAGACTCCCTCTTATAGGTCCGTTGTACGCTCCTGGTCAGGGCTTCTTTCCTAAATACACCACAGGAATCTATACTAGTGAAGTAGACCCCTCAAAAAAATTAGTCGTAAGTCGAGGAATCGGAAATAGCCTATTTCCATTTCGAATCAATAATAAACCCCATTTGTTAGTAATCACTCTTGAACGCACTAAATAA
- a CDS encoding transcription repressor NadR, producing the protein MEATKRRDSIISILSQENRPISARNLAARLNVSRQIIVGDVALLRASGVDVIATPKGYVLESASMTNKYLGQLASSHNAAETKTELYAVVDNGGEVVDVIVEHPIYGELKGRLMISSRYDADQFMEAIENKQANLLSELTGGVHLHTIACPDKKTFDRIKKELNILGLLYKN; encoded by the coding sequence ATGGAGGCAACGAAAAGAAGGGACAGCATTATTTCAATTTTATCACAAGAAAATAGACCCATAAGTGCAAGAAATCTAGCTGCGCGATTAAATGTGAGTCGCCAAATAATTGTGGGCGACGTGGCTTTGTTAAGAGCGAGTGGAGTCGATGTCATTGCTACTCCAAAAGGATACGTATTGGAATCTGCTTCTATGACGAACAAATATCTTGGTCAACTAGCTAGTTCTCATAATGCAGCAGAAACAAAAACTGAATTGTATGCGGTAGTCGATAATGGGGGAGAAGTGGTTGATGTTATTGTTGAACACCCGATATACGGAGAATTAAAAGGACGTTTAATGATCTCTTCACGATATGATGCAGATCAATTTATGGAAGCAATCGAAAATAAACAAGCCAACTTACTATCTGAATTAACCGGTGGCGTTCATTTGCATACAATAGCGTGTCCAGACAAAAAAACATTTGATCGAATAAAAAAAGAACTGAATATCTTGGGGCTTTTATATAAAAATTAA
- the dnaG gene encoding DNA primase, which yields MIPEETVNKVRQETNIVDVVSQYVQLKKKGKNLFGFCPFHEERTPSFSVTEEKQIFHCFSCGRGGNVFTFLMEVDGLTFPEAVIKTAELSQFELDESLVQDLDHKNQPNDSAKEKLIRVHEESAELFHHILLNTTIGEEALEYLTQRGLTREVIDTFNIGFAPRERTMLHQYLVGKNYEQELLKKTGLFVEKDSGELLDRFYNRIIFPIRNQQGKTVAFSGRIFQQDADDSAPKYLNSPETQLFNKRTVLFNFDLARPSIRREKEVILFEGFMDVIGAWKAGITNGIASMGTSLTNEQIHLIDRTTDHVIIAYDGDSAGIEATKRASDLLAAETNFDIDIIRFAEGMDPDEYIKKNGADAFKELIAHGRETLFGFKMSYYRKSLNLSNESERLGYIEKILSELLSVTSAVERELYFKQLATEFDLSIDSLKEQFQQKFHESRNKRTKEKQQQSQQNHPAEANYSQVQTQKRKPTNIEHAERLLLNRLFHFEEAWIILKNAADDFHFVHDEYQMVFILYESFREHTANEGTIDAFIDFVKEPELKNLIVEIELLSISNEVSTREIEDYLDVISRKSGLQLQLKEKQDALKEASRRGDKEQLRVLMIEVVNLSRLLKNK from the coding sequence ATGATTCCAGAAGAAACGGTCAATAAAGTACGACAAGAAACCAATATAGTGGATGTTGTCAGTCAGTATGTTCAATTAAAAAAGAAAGGAAAAAATCTTTTTGGTTTTTGTCCTTTTCATGAAGAGCGAACTCCGTCATTTTCTGTAACAGAAGAGAAACAAATTTTTCACTGTTTTAGTTGTGGACGTGGTGGGAATGTTTTTACTTTTTTAATGGAAGTCGATGGGTTAACTTTCCCAGAAGCCGTCATTAAAACAGCTGAATTGAGTCAATTTGAATTAGATGAATCCTTGGTACAAGACCTCGATCATAAAAACCAGCCAAATGACTCAGCTAAAGAAAAACTGATCCGTGTCCATGAAGAAAGTGCAGAATTATTTCATCATATTCTATTGAATACCACAATAGGAGAAGAAGCTTTAGAGTATTTAACGCAAAGAGGATTGACCCGTGAAGTAATTGATACGTTTAATATCGGGTTTGCTCCACGAGAACGAACCATGCTTCATCAATATTTAGTTGGAAAAAATTATGAGCAAGAATTATTAAAAAAAACGGGCTTGTTTGTTGAAAAGGATAGTGGGGAACTGCTTGATCGATTTTATAATCGAATTATCTTTCCCATTCGCAATCAACAAGGAAAAACCGTGGCTTTTTCAGGTCGGATCTTTCAGCAAGATGCTGATGATAGTGCACCAAAATATTTAAATAGTCCGGAGACCCAATTATTCAATAAACGAACCGTTCTGTTTAATTTTGATCTTGCACGTCCTTCGATTAGAAGAGAAAAAGAAGTTATTTTGTTTGAAGGATTTATGGATGTTATTGGAGCTTGGAAAGCCGGTATAACCAATGGAATTGCTTCAATGGGAACCAGTCTTACCAACGAACAAATACATTTGATTGACCGAACTACAGATCATGTCATAATTGCTTATGATGGAGATTCTGCTGGAATTGAAGCGACCAAACGAGCTAGTGATCTTTTAGCAGCAGAGACCAATTTTGATATTGATATTATTCGATTCGCTGAAGGTATGGACCCGGATGAATACATTAAAAAAAATGGTGCAGATGCTTTTAAAGAACTGATCGCTCATGGAAGAGAAACGCTTTTTGGGTTCAAGATGTCTTATTACCGTAAGTCGCTCAATTTATCAAATGAGAGTGAAAGACTTGGATACATTGAAAAGATATTATCCGAACTGCTTTCCGTCACTTCAGCTGTTGAACGTGAACTTTATTTTAAGCAATTAGCAACGGAATTTGACCTCTCAATCGATTCTTTAAAAGAACAGTTTCAACAGAAATTTCATGAGTCTCGTAATAAGCGAACAAAAGAAAAACAACAGCAAAGTCAGCAGAATCATCCTGCTGAAGCAAATTATTCACAAGTGCAGACCCAGAAAAGGAAACCGACTAATATTGAACACGCAGAGCGGTTGTTATTAAATCGGTTATTTCATTTTGAAGAAGCTTGGATTATTTTGAAGAATGCTGCAGATGATTTTCATTTTGTACACGATGAGTATCAAATGGTCTTTATTTTGTACGAAAGCTTCCGTGAACACACGGCTAATGAAGGTACAATTGATGCATTTATTGATTTTGTAAAAGAACCAGAACTGAAAAACTTAATTGTTGAAATTGAATTGTTATCGATAAGCAATGAGGTTTCAACAAGAGAAATAGAAGATTACTTAGATGTAATCTCTAGAAAATCTGGTCTTCAACTGCAATTGAAAGAAAAACAAGATGCTTTGAAAGAAGCATCCAGACGAGGCGATAAAGAGCAGCTTCGTGTGTTGATGATTGAAGTAGTTAATTTATCTCGTTTATTGAAAAATAAATAA
- the rpoD gene encoding RNA polymerase sigma factor RpoD, whose product MAEKKLTTKKAYDSEVKSLIKEYKAAGTIHYDVLTNKIATPFSLNAEKMDQLIQTVEDAGVGVVGDDGGPTARQLKLKEMKAEREAEKPEDLTAPPGVKINDPVRMYLKEIGRVNLLTAAEEVELAIKIEEGDQEARQRLAEANLRLVVSIAKRYVGRGMQFLDLIQEGNMGLMKAVEKFDYKKGFKFSTYATWWIRQAITRAIADQARTIRIPVHMVETINKLIRIQRQLLQDLGREPTPEEIGAEMDLPTEKVREILKIAQEPVSLETPIGEEDDSHLGDFIEDHDATSPAENAAYELLKEQLEDVLDTLTDREENVLRLRFGLDDGRNRTLEDVGKVFGVTRERIRQIEAKALRKLRHPSRSKQLKDFLE is encoded by the coding sequence ATGGCTGAAAAAAAACTGACAACAAAAAAGGCGTATGATAGTGAAGTAAAGAGTTTGATCAAAGAGTATAAAGCAGCAGGAACTATTCATTACGATGTGTTAACAAATAAAATAGCAACTCCTTTTTCTTTAAATGCTGAAAAAATGGATCAATTGATCCAAACGGTTGAAGATGCAGGTGTTGGAGTAGTTGGAGACGATGGTGGTCCAACAGCTCGACAACTGAAACTCAAAGAAATGAAAGCTGAAAGAGAAGCAGAAAAACCAGAAGACTTAACGGCTCCTCCTGGAGTTAAAATCAACGATCCCGTTAGAATGTACTTGAAAGAAATTGGACGGGTGAATTTATTAACGGCAGCTGAAGAAGTCGAACTAGCGATAAAAATAGAAGAAGGCGACCAAGAAGCACGTCAACGTCTTGCAGAAGCTAACTTACGTTTAGTTGTTAGTATTGCCAAACGTTATGTTGGGCGTGGAATGCAGTTCTTAGATTTGATCCAAGAAGGAAACATGGGATTAATGAAAGCTGTTGAAAAATTCGACTATAAAAAAGGATTTAAATTCTCAACGTATGCGACTTGGTGGATTCGTCAAGCAATTACGCGTGCGATTGCCGACCAAGCACGTACAATTCGTATTCCGGTGCACATGGTTGAAACAATCAATAAATTGATTCGTATCCAACGTCAATTGCTGCAAGATTTAGGCCGCGAACCAACTCCTGAAGAAATTGGAGCAGAAATGGATCTTCCAACTGAAAAAGTTCGTGAGATTCTAAAAATTGCACAAGAGCCAGTTTCTTTAGAAACACCTATTGGAGAAGAAGATGATTCTCATTTAGGCGACTTTATTGAAGACCATGATGCGACAAGTCCAGCTGAAAACGCTGCTTATGAATTGTTAAAAGAACAATTAGAGGATGTACTAGATACACTTACAGATCGTGAAGAAAATGTACTCCGTTTGCGTTTCGGTTTAGATGATGGACGTAACCGTACTCTTGAAGATGTGGGTAAAGTATTTGGCGTAACACGCGAGCGTATTCGTCAAATCGAAGCTAAAGCACTTCGTAAATTACGTCACCCTAGCCGTTCAAAACAATTAAAAGACTTCTTAGAATAA